In Glycine max cultivar Williams 82 chromosome 7, Glycine_max_v4.0, whole genome shotgun sequence, a single window of DNA contains:
- the LOC100819892 gene encoding protein CYPRO4, with translation MGTSQSREGLEVTDSDSDYENEEETEHYEDAKTTHSTELDDVDAKLKALKLKYQTPSSSAKPLPQNAVKLYLHIGGNTPNAKWILSDKHTSYAFHKDTDENENDDVWLLTVGSKVRARVSSEMQLKMFGDQRRVDFVADGVWALKFPSDDTYRRFVTEFQSCMFENVYGIECTEENKVKIYGKEFIGWVKPEAADDSVWEDAVSGEPSPSPSPSRRRNDLMEEFEEAANGGVQTLTLGALDNSFMVNDTGVHVYRNFDRGIHGKGVAVKFAGDGSTPNKALLMRAETNMMLMSPLNDGKPHASKLHQLDIETGKIVTEWKFGKDGADLTMRDITNDTKGSQLDPSESTFLGLDDNRLCQWDMRDRKGIVQNIATASSSPVLHWSQGHQFSRGTNFQCFATTGDGSIVVGSLDGKIRLYSKTSMRMAKTAFPGLGSPITSVDVTYDGKWVLGTTDTYLVLICTLFTDKDGRTKTGFSGRMGNRIPAPRLLKLTPLDSHLAGANNKFHGGHFSWVTENGKQERHLVATVGKFSVIWDFQQVKNSAHECYRNQEGLKSCYCYKIILKDESIVESRFMHDKFAVSDSPEAPLVVATPMKVSSISMSGKRHG, from the exons ATGGGCACTTCTCAGAGCCGCGAAGGCCTCGAAGTCACCGACTCAGACTCCGACTACGAAAacgaagaagaaacagagcacTACGAAGACGCGAAAACCACCCACTCCACCGAGCTCGATGACGTGGACGCGAAACTCAAAGCCTTAAAACTCAAATACCAAACGCCGTCTTCCTCCGCCAAACCGCTTCCCCAAAACGCCGTTAAGCTCTATCTCCACATCGGCGGCAACACTCCCAACGCCAAATGGATCCTCTCCGACAAACACACCTCCTACGCTTTCCACAAAGACACCGACGAAAACGAAAACGACGATGTTTGGCTCCTCACTGTAGGTTCCAAGGTCCGCGCTAGGGTTTCCTCCGAAATGCAATTGAAGATGTTCGGCGACCAGCGCCGCGTCGATTTCGTCGCCGACGGCGTCTGGGCCCTCAAGTTCCCCTCCGATGACACCTACCGCCGATTCGTCACGGAATTTCAGAGCTGCATGTTCGAGAACGTGTACGGAATCGAGTGCACGGAAGAAAACAAGGTCAAAATCTACGGTAAAGAGTTCATCGGCTGGGTGAAGCCGGAAGCCGCCGACGATTCCGTCTGGGAGGACGCCGTCTCCGGAGAACCGTCTCCTTCGCCGTCGCCGTCGCGGCGGAGAAACGATTTAATGGAGGAATTCGAAGAGGCCGCGAATGGCGGGGtccaaaccctaaccctaggCGCTTTGGATAATAGTTTTATGGTGAACGACACCGGCGTCCACGTGTACCGCAACTTCGACCGCGGGATCCACGGCAAGGGCGTCGCCGTGAAATTCGCCGGAGATGGTTCGACACCGAACAAGGCTTTGTTGATGCGCGCAGAAACGAACATGATGCTGATGAGTCCCTTAAACGACGGAAAGCCCCACGCTTCGAAGCTTCACCAGCTCGACATTGAAACGGGGAAGATTGTTACGGAGTGGAAGTTTGGAAAAGACGGTGCTGACTTAACGATGAGGGATATCACCAATGACACCAAAGGGTCGCAGTTGGACCCTTCGGAGTCAACGTTTTTGGGGCTGGATGATAACCGGTTGTGCCAGTGGGACATGAGGGATAGGAAGGGAATTGTTCAGAACATTGCCACGGCGAGTTCTTCTCCCGTTTTGCATTGGAGCCAGGGGCATCAGTTTTCCAGAGGGACTAACTTTCAGTGCTTTGCGACCACCGGTGATGGGTCCATTGTTGTGGGGTCTCTTGATGGGAAGATAAGGTTGTACTCGAAGACGTCGATGAGGATGGCTAAGACAGCATTTCCTGGGCTTGGTTCGCCGATTACTAGTGTTGATGTTACTTATGATGGCAAGTGGGTGCTTGGCACTACGGATACCTACTTGGTGCTCATTTGTACCTTGTTTACGGATAAAGATGGGAGGACGAAGACCGGATTTAGTGGTAGAATGGGGAACAGGATACCTGCTCCGAGGCTCTTGAAGTtgactcctcttgattcgcATTTGGCTGGCGCGAACAATAAGTTTCACGGTGGCCATTTCTCGTGG GTCACTGAGAATGGTAAACAAGAACGCCACCTTGTTGCAACTGTGGGCAAGTTTAGTGTGATATGGGATTTTCAGCAGGTGAAGAACAGTGCTCATGAATGTTACAGGAATCAAGAAGGGCTGAAGAGCTGTTACTGTTACAAGATAATATTGAAGGATGAGTCCATTGTAGAATCGCGATTTATGCACGACAAATTTGCTGTTAGTGACTCTCCAGAAGCTCCGTTGGTGGTGGCAACTCCTATGAAAGTCAGCTCAATCAGCATGTCTGGAAAGCGACATGGTTAA